The following proteins are encoded in a genomic region of Cryptomeria japonica chromosome 11, Sugi_1.0, whole genome shotgun sequence:
- the LOC131860149 gene encoding nuclear polyadenylated RNA-binding protein 3-like codes for MEKLVDYDKSRVNLAVTRVAENRKNGTFKFHGVKFKLDVDLFSTVTENKRLSVSSGKGKRKSEDYGPSKDEQKQSKKPKKGSTEKNVEDTDLSHKHKDVEVDPEYMEKEGSDMETDDTEREERWKDEEEKQEEDEGNEEPTHSASPGDLNNQPMEEPDNQKK; via the exons ATGGAAAAactggtggattatgacaaaagcAGAGTTAACTTGGCGGTTACTAGAGTGGCTGAAAATAGGAAAAATGGCACTTTCAAATTCCATGGTGTCAAATTCAAGCTGGATGTGGACCTCTTCTCTAcggtcacag AAAACAAAAGGCTGTCGGTGTCCTCGGGCAaaggcaagaggaaaagtgaggattATGGGCCCAGTAAGGATGAGCAGAAACAAAGTAAAAAGCCTAAAAAAGGCTCTACGGAGAAAAATGTGGAAGACACGGATTTGAGCCATAAACATAAGGATGTGGAGGTTGATCCTGAGTATATGGAAAAAGAAGGTAGTGATATGGAGACTGATGATACTGAAAGGGAGGAGAGAtggaaagatgaggaa gaaaaacaggaagaggaTGAGGGTAATGAGGAACCTACCCATAGTGCAAGCCCTGGTGATCTCAACAACCAACCCATGGAGGAGCCTGATAACCAGAAAAAATAG